A stretch of DNA from Gasterosteus aculeatus chromosome 7, fGasAcu3.hap1.1, whole genome shotgun sequence:
TTCCTCTTTGATCAGTTCCTGTTGGAAGTTGCGCGGCAAAAGAACCAGACCCCCCTTCCTCTGATCAAACCGTACACGGgtccccgcctccccccggaCCGCTACTGCCTCACGGCGCCCAACTACCGCCTGAAGACCGCGCAGAAGAAGGTACCATCAAGTCTTCTCCTctacctccatcttctcctcctacGACCTTCTCAATGCGTCCCTTGTTCCAGGTGTCCTCGGCAGGCGGCCGGATGTCGGTGCCCCGGCTCAGCGTCGGCAGCGTCTCCAGCAGGCCGAGCACGCCGACCCTCGGTGAGTCCACAGAAGTGTGGCGTGAGCCGTGTGCCGTGACCCGTGTGCTCTGACCCATGTGATCCGGCCCGTGTGCTCCACAGGGACCCCGTCTCTGCAGTCCGTGTCCACTAAGGTGGGCGCCCCGGTGTCTCTGACGGGTCAGAGGTTCACGGTTCAGATCCCAGCGACGTCGCAGACGGCCGCCACCAAAACCAGTAAGAGCCGTCTCCTCCCAGTCGCCTCTAGAACGTGTTCATGGTTCCATCCAGTCTGCATCAATGCATAAAGCTCAACATCTGGATGGTTTGGGACAAAATAGTTGAATAAAACACACTTTTGATTCCTTCATGGAACCAACAATGTTTAACCTtatcattattttatattacaCCATTTATTAgtttgtctatatatatataaaaactctgttataatattgtattttatCTATGTGtagttattttaattttaattaatacATCCTATAATCACAGGTCTTAGatgtttggtgtttttatgGACAgatataaatcaattaaaactatTTCAGGCATCTTATTAACTGATGACTTGTGTTGCGCTTTATTAAAGGACATATTTTCCGTCTTGAAACATTGAACTTACTTTCAATGAATTCTCTGCTGACTAaaaatgacctttttaaaaGATCAATATGAAGAGTTTGTCAAAGTGAAAATTTcctaaagtgtttttctttatttctctttaaaaagtGACAGTTCATAATTTCAGGAGACCCGGCGTCACGTAAACGTGAGAAGACGTTTTAGCTCctttcagccaatcagcagacattaaatatttcttctcctccagtcACGCCGTCCACGCCCGCCGTCTCCAACGTGCTCATCAACCCGTCTCTGATCGGGTCAAAGAACATCCTCATCACCGCCAACATGGTGACGCAGAGCGGCGACCCGCTGAAGAGGAAGCGCGAAGACGACGACTACGACGCTTTATGACGCAGCGGCttttaacacgcacacacacacacacgcgcgcacacacacacacaatccaacAGGAAGTAGAAGTGAGTTTAACTCGACCAGTCGGACGGATTCAAACACCAGAAGTTCCTCCGATGTTCAATAAACTGTTGAAACATAAACAGCCTCAATGTCGTTTCTGCCTTAAAATAACACAACTAAATGATACAAGTCATAAACTGTTGAAAGGAATCctagtatattatattatagttaCACTTTTTAATTGGTATGTCAAGCAAAGGTCCATGTAGAATAAgtggtgtgtgtatatacgtatatacaaCGTAGAAAGATGCGTTCAAATTGAACCTTTACATCCAGAATCtcgaacaaaacacaacagcatcaTCGATCGGTTCATTTGACctttaataataaagaaaacaaataatctcaaaataaaaagcacGTGGCTAAACGGTACTCTTAAATGATCATGAGAACGGTGGTGATGCTGACAGAAGTAATAAGTCACCATAACAATAATCAGAAGCGTAATAATCGTCCCGCCAGCAGAAATCTCTTCCTGTGTTCTACGGTGACGCGTCGCGCAGTCGGGGTCAAAATATTTTCACAGCAAAACTTTCCCCACAAATACACGAGTTAAATAAAAACAGGCTCTTCTTCTGGGAATCGGGCCGTTTTTAAATAAAGAGTTTGAAGTGTCGAGcgtcaaaaagagaaaaagcttcCTGAAATGAGCCGCTCGCCTCCTTCGTGGGTCAAACGTTCATTTGTTGTTCGGGGGGAAAAACACTCGTCAAAAGCAGAACTACTTTTCTTCCACAGAATAAAAACCCTTCTGAAGGTCTGAAGGAAACGCGGCTGCTTCGTACGACCAAATCCCTCGTTTTATTTGGCTGCAACGTTTTCATGGCACTCGACATTTTGGCCAAATAATTCCTCATATTCTGTAGAAATACGAGCACAACGACTTTAAGCTCAACGCTTTGAGAGAGACTCCTTTATTCTCGCAATGTTACGCACAAAAAGGCCATTTATCGAGAGATCTTTCCAACAATTAAGTAAAGTGGAAATTTGATGAGATCAATGAGCAACGGAAACATTCTGACTGGATCTTGTGACCCCAAAAACGGCTGCTAGCTGACCTTAGCGCTGCCAGCCGACCTTAGCGCTGCTAGCTGACCTTAGCGCTGCCAGCCGACCTTAGCGCTGCTAGCTGACCTTAGCGCTGCTAGCTGACCCTAGCGCTGCCAGCCGACCTTAGCGCTGCCAGCCGACCTTAGCGCTGCCAGCCGACCTTAGCGCTGCTAGCCGACCTTAGCGCTGCCAGCCGACCTTAGCGCTGCTAGCTTCTAGCCACAGGTTTCCCCGTGACGAGGGTCAGGAGAGAATCTCAGGCGCAGCACCTTTAAGTCACGACATCATGGAAACAGTAGTTTATGCTTCGGGAAATCGGCTGTCATTGATCATTGgtcattttatatataaataagatTTAAATGCAATTGCTCTGTGAATCCTTTCAATGCGGTGATAATTCTTAAAAGTAGAGACTCAACATTACGGGACATTTGGTCATTTAAGAGTCACACGACATTTACTTTGAAAGACAAAAGCATGCGAAAAAATATCAATAACTACATTGTACATTTGGGGAAAAATTCAGGAAATTACAAAGGAAAGTAAATGAATAACGTCCTGAAAATGTCACAATGTAACGAGATGAATTATGATATTGATTAAACAGACAAGTTTGTATTTTACAGGAATAAAGCTTAAATCTTAAAATTGCTCAGTTAgtcttttttaatttgttataaTTGTCAAAAAATTATTTTGACACTTTAATATTCTGATTTTTAAGTTAATTTTTATTCACGACAAATCATGTGATtctcgtgtgtttttttataattacaagtttaacaaaagaaaaagttacATCCAAATTGCTGCAAATTGTTTTTTGtcagaaaaacaattaaaatatttcGTATCCCGGCAGCAGTGGAATGAAGAAGGCACAACTAGTCTCCACTTTGATCAGAAAACAGCattgtttccatggagaccaTCTAAACCAGCTGGGGTGGAGCGGACGTTGTGATTGGTCGGATTCTACTTGAATGAAAACAGGAGAGAGACGATGCTCATTCTAAGATTACCACAGCGATTTTGAgtgaaaaagatgaaatattaatatttgaatgCAGGAAATATTCAGATAAATTATATTAACAAGGCTCCAAATGTACGTGTCAAAAGAATTCACACCAGCAACGCCAGCTGCCGCCAAAAAGCCTGAAAGGATCCGAGGTCATCGTAGATATTTGTGCACGTCGTTCCCTCACGAAAAACAAATGCGTAGTTTTGCGCATCGATGCTCCCGTTgccaaaagcttttattttgatagtAAATGTAATCTCAGCGAATATTCAAGTTCTCTCTCAGTAATTATTCAACTTTGTCTCAAACTAAAGCGCCGCCGTGGACGTCGAGTGACTCGAGGGCGGCGTCTGATCCCAgttttaatacaaaatacattccAACATCAACAGAGTTTTTGCTCATTgaacttttaaaaaggaaaaaaaagagacatcaaaCCTGTTATCGAGCATATCGaaatattgtgtaaaaaaattaaaatgaaagatcTGTTACTTCGAttgcagaaacaggaagtggaactcTGTCAACGCTGGTATGATTCTTTCATAATAAAACTggaataacaaacattttatCAAATGGACGACAGGGCTGACAGAGTGGTGAGAATGGATGCTGGTGAAATtaccttcctgtgtgtgtgtgtgtgtgtgtgtgtgtgtgtgtgtgtgtgtcctccctgGGCAGCGCgatgttaaagaaaaaagaaaagcatcaatgtatttaagaaaataaaataacagacCTCCAACTGCttgtagattttttttcctttgtttcaaatatatattctgtTTGTACAACGAAGCGAATGCTGCGTCCTCCggcgttttgaaaaaaaaaaaaaaaaaagagtttcgaAATAAAAGCGGACGACGGCCGAttcgtttttttgtgtgtcgtATTTCGGCTAATCAAACATTCCATCGCGCCCCCCCACCACAACAtctgtcctgcagctgctcgacATTTAACCgtcagcaaaaaacaaacaaaaaaacaaccagaaaGACGGACGGAGAAGACGAATGGCAGCAGGAAGATGAGATGGTTGAAGCAAGGGAGGAAGAACCCCACCCGCCCACGAGGCCTCCGTCCAACAACCCCGCCGGGGAATGTAACGTCTACACGGTGCGCGTGCCGCTCCTAGCAGTCCTCGTCCTTGTCGTCCACGGCGCCTTTGAGCCGTAGGCGGGCGAAGTCCTCGAAGACGAAGTCGTCGTCCTGGGAGACGCTgctgggaggaaggagggggatGGTGTTAAATGACgctaccaaaataaaataaagatcaCGAGGCTCAGAGACGTTACAGACAAGAGGTCATTACATTAGTCAGAACTACGTTTCCCAGAAGCCCTCAGGGGGCGTTATTCAAGCGTTCAGATACTTTTAAGTACATTTACTGCAGTAAAGTGTAAAAACACTCTTAAAGCACTAATGCCACCGTGTAAAAATACTCtttcaataattaaataaattactaaTTGCTTGACTAGTCCATCAAGAAAttagtaatttatttaattgatttgtttgttagTCAGTCAAATCTTTTAGGAAACACCTATTTGTACTTGAAATGAAAGTACTTGTCCAAATAATAAAATGGTTGAATTGATTAAGAACAATAGAACTCACTTTGTGTCAAATTCTATCAAATTGGTGTCGATGGGGGGGTCCATCTCTGGCAcagctgtaacacacacacacacacacacacacacaattagcaTGACACACCACCGTTTCCATGGAAACGTCTTTGTCTCCATGGAACTCGAGTGTACGATGAAGAAGGGAGTTGTGCAACAGTAAGGCATGAACACGCTCCGTGTGGTCAGGTGAGCTCACCTGATTGAGGGCGGGACAAAGGCGGCTCTACGGGTTTCGGGTGCATCAAGATGAACGGCAGCTCTACCGACACGTCTCTgggagaaaatacaaaataaaacaacatgcaGTCACCGCTcggtccacttcctgtttgtaatGGTTACAACTGCTCTGAGGACACGCCTCCACAGGAAGTGATCTCCCAACCGCTGACTCCCAATATTTCATGAGGTTTTagtctgaagaaaacaaaccaaTCCAGAGCTGCATCAGATGATCCTGTGACTCTTGTCCACAGATTCTGATCGATTCAGAGGCTAGCTTAGCATGAGGCTAATTCAGCGTGTGCACTTTTTCATTCACTTCTAGGTATTTTTTTACGCCAGTGAAACTCAACTTCCTGcatgtttcacaataaaagcctaaGTTAGAGCCAGGTCTTTGATTTAAAGCAacattgttgcttttcttttaaaaaacagcaaaaggtACTTTACTTTTGCGGGTAACAACATTTAACCATTCAACTaatgcagtggttctcaaagtTTTTCTGTCGGGCCCCACCGCCCCAACAGAAATGTGACATAATGGTCCATGctgaatttttattgaaataacatcTCGTGACTCCATGTGTGCCTTTATTAATAATTGAATAAGTCAACACGAAGCATTACTGTAAGTTTTAACTTGAACAGTTAAGTTCAAATCTAAAACTTGTCAGAGCTCTTTGAGTTAAAGAGAAGAAGTAAGAAGACAAAACGGGGCTGTGATGTTctacagagcttcacagctccTTAATGACTAAGGATGAGTAGTCAAATGCAGAGAATACTGTGGGATTAATAAAATgatcataaataaaatattctttttaaatgaaaaaaaaaaaaaagaatatacatTCCCCCAGCCACTCGCGCCCCGCCAGAGGGTCACGCCCCACAGTTTCAGAACCACTGGACTAACGGCAGGTAAAGCGGGTCACACTGGTGAGCGGAggccacagagaaagagagcagacGTGTCTTGATGTTAAAGGATCAGACTGAAAGAACGGAGAGGCTGGCGCTCACATTTACCTGTCCAACATGCCTCTCAGCAGCCTGCAGggggacacacagggaggaggaggaggaggaggaggaagaggaggaggaggagccaaacagaaaaacaaaaacacagaggggagatgaaatgaaaagcagGAGGCAACAAGTCAACAACCTAAGCAAGCAGAGTGGGGAGTTACTACGGCTACAAAGGTAACGCACAACAGGAAGTCAAGAGgatgaaacaggaagttgagCTGCACCAACATGGAGATGTCTATCGGGATTTGAGTAAAGCTCCGTGTGAACTTTTGTCGTCTTAAGGGGGGAGGTAACAACTTGTTTTTGTCACCATGGATACAAGCCACACCCTCAAGCTGCGTCCTCCACAGGTATGTTGAGAACGTACCTGTAAAGGGGGCAGCGAGACGTTCCGGCTTATCGtgttaatgaaatgttttctgcTGTCGTGATGTGTTCATGTGTCATTGTAAAAGGTTGTCTTGGTGCTAAATGAATCCAGAGGTGATCACATGATTATAAAAGAGATATTACAGATGTTTAACTTTCTAACACAAACCCCAGCAGAAATTACTGCAAAGTAAAAGTCtaattttgtatattttatattttactgaCTGACGAGAGTTGAAATGATGTGTAGATCATAGAGAGGAAAAGCAGACCagcctgtgcacacacactcaaacaacaaTATGGATCAATAATCAGTATcagcagcaccatcagcacAACAAGCTcagtttcctctttgatttCACAACTTGAGCCGAGCTGGACGTCAGCTGACGACCTTGAACAGGAAACAAAGGACAGGACGTGATGTCGGCGCGGCGTGTCCTACCCTCCACGTGAGACCACCAGCTTGACTTTGACTCTGTAGGACACCAGGATCCCCAGCACCTCCTTGTTGGTCACGTCCTTTACGCTGAAACACAGAGCACCAGCGTCACGTGACCGCAGCAACACGcgtgtgcttgcgtgtgtgcgtgtgcgtgtttacaTGGTGGAGGAGGCCAGGTTGGTGTCTTCGTGCTTCAGCTTGCCGTCCAGGGCGAGTCCCCTCTTCTCCCGGTTCTTGTCCAGCGTCGGGGTCAGAGTGTACACCTTGCAGAAGGTGGAGCTGGACGACACCTGGTCGCTATGGAGACGACAcgctgctgtcaatcaaactgacTTCAGATCAGTGCTCATTGGGCCGCTATCTTTGATTTACTCTTTAGACAAAAAATGTCTATTAggtttagtcacatttaatatccACATTAaattctttttcttcccttctcaggtcCACGGACCCTGTGGTGTGTCTACAGATGCATTatagtccagcttgcagtacttggttgtcccccctataggacaggcctatagatgtcccccCTATAGGAcgggcctatagatgtcccccCTATAGTAcgggcctatagatgtcccccCTATAGGAcgggcctatagatgtcccccCTATAGGAcgggcctatagatgtccctcctataggacgggcctatagatgtcccccCTATAGGAcgggcctatagatgtccctcctataggacgggcctatagatgtccctcccaTAGGAcgggcctatagatgtccctcctatagggcgggcctatagatgtccctcctataggacgggcctatagatgtccctcctataggacaggtctatagcaggtcggcagaCGTTGTGACTCGCGGtcacagtgggttgtaaaatgtgacgagAAGAACAAgcggttgaagtgtttgtgtgagctgatataaagacgtgtgaaacatcatcacatgaaaggatttggattttaacaaatagcaaagcatttattttcaagGCAATCTAACAAATTgtcaaaggtgtaacaacttgatgaggaccagggacctaaacgcaacactttgttgtctttgtctgtttacttgcgaTGCTTTTGGACACGGCCACCTGTCTCCTGTGTGGCGCCTCtacgttgcttagtaacgagcggacggtggccgagacggtttaaagTCAAACGTTGGTTTCATTTATTGGTGTCATGGTTTGAGCCGTTAACCATTCAAACCAGTTTGAACCCGCTTCAATCTGAAGGGATTCCCGCTCATTGACCTCGGATGAGGTCATTTTACTTACTCCGCCTCCAGCTGGGCCACTGGACATTTGTACTGGGCAGTGCTGAACAGGCAGATGTCTGCATACTGACGCACTGCAGAGAGAAGGTTCCACATTCAGAACCTCACACAGCGACTTAAGAGACGACAGAAGGAAACGAGaccaagaagcagaagaagcagagaCCCACCGGATATCTTTGCTCTCTTGACAGTCTTGGTGGAGTTGTTGGTGACGTGAACGTTGACACTGATGGGCTCTCCGTGGTAGTACAGCTGCACacaatgcatcatgggaaaatAAGACATTCATGAGGGACTGTCAACCAGCGTCAGAGAATATAAAACTAATGCCTTTTTCTCGAGGCTAGCCAGCACATTAGCACAAGAGGCAAAGCTGCACATTAGCACAAGAGGCTAGCCAGCACATTAGCACAAGAGGCTAGCCAGCACATTAGCACAAGAGGCTAAGCCGCACATTAGCACAAGAGGCTAACCAGCACATTAGCACAAGAGGCTGACCAGCACATTAGCACAAGAGGCTAACCTGCCCCATTAGCACAAGAGGCTAACCTGCCCCATTAGCACAAGAGGCTAACCTGCCCCATTAGCACAAGAGGCTGACCAGCACATTGGCACAAGGGGCTAACCTGCACATTAGCACAAGGGGCTAACCTGCACATTAGCACAAGGGGCTAACCTGCACATTAGCACAAGAGGCTAACCCGAAGATGTCATGTAACATCTTAATATTGATAATACTTAATACTTGTATTAGTTTCTATAAACAGCTGCTACACAATGAATATAAATACTAGTGATCGGTGGTTGATGTCGGTCACCTTTCATCACGCAGCGCTACGTTCTGACGTGTGTGTACCTCCTTGTCCAGAGAGGCCTCCAGGTGAAGGGATCTGTCAGACATCAGGAAGCTGCGGGTCGTCTCCACCATCGGCTGAGGACCGGGCTTCTCCGGAGCGTACTGAACCTTCCTGATGACCAGACGCACCGAGTTCCTGCAGACAGGAACCACGTCACTGCCATCCGCTCCTCCGGCAGTAATACCAAACACATGGTACAGGCCTACCAGGTAACGTTAGCGCAAAGGCTAACTTATCTTATCTAATTAGTAAGTCATTTGAGGAAATCTGGTCAGACACAAAGACTGTTGATGAAACCTCTCTGAGAGCTGCAGGTCCTCAGGAGCTTCCTGCCGGTCTGAACTCACCTCTTGTGGATCTTTTCTTCGATTGACTTGGCACAGAAAGCTCTGATCTCAAAGTCAACGCCGCAGGcctgaggaggaaacacaagTAGTCTggacacatacatatatataaatacatgtagAAAGAGTGAAGGGAAGCCACCGAGCGTTACCTTCCCAGTGTCCTCCGGGCCGGGCTGTAAAGTGACTGAACACGGGAGGTTCTGAGGAATCTGAATCCACACAAGAAAAAACTAAAGTCAGATCAGGATGGAAACAGCGACTTCATCACCGGAGGTGTTGTGAAGAAACAAGATCTGAAAAGCATCTCGGATTGAAACGGCCTCCTGCTGTGGaccagggggcggggcctcgtgTGCTGAGAGACAGTAGAGGCAGAAGTGACGGAGGTATGGACACACAGAGGTGGAGGTATGGACACACGGAGGTGGAGGTATGGACACACGGAGGTGGAGGTATGGACACACGGAGGTGGAGGTATGGACACACGGAGGTGGAGGTATGGACACGGAGACGACTTCTAGTATAATCAATAACTCGTTGTGGGGTGAATGATTGAATTGATTAGAGGGGTCAACAGATCAGCGTTCAAACCCGACAGGTTTACAGCCGAGGACGATACGACGTGAAGGACAAAGGACAACAAGACGTCTGCAAAGCAAGATGCTGCCTGTGACACCACGGAGACCACAGTGTCCCCCTTATGTGTACTAgtgtcctcctccctgtgtgtactagtgtcctccctgtgtgtaccggtgtcctcctccctgtgtgtaccggtgtcctccctgtgtgtactagtgtcctccctgtgtgtactgGTGTCCTCTTCCCTGTGTGTACTAGTGTCTTCCCTGTGTGTACTagtgtcctccctgtgtgtactagtgtcctccctgtgtgtactagtgtcctccctgtgtgtaccggtgtcctcctccctgtgtgtaccggtgtcctccctgtgtgtactagtgtcctccctgtgtgtactgGTGTCCTCTTCCCTGTGTGTACTAGTGTCTTCCCTGTGTGTACTagtgtcctccctgtgtgtactagtgtcctccctgtgtgtactagtgtcctccctgtgtgtactagtgtcctccctgtgtgtaccggtgtcctccctgtgtgtaccggtgtcctccctgtgtgtaccggtgtcctccctgtgtgtaccagtgtcctccctgtgtgtaccagtgtcctccctgtgtgtactagtgtcctccctgtgtgtactggtgtcctcctccctgtgtgtaccggtgtcctccctgtgtgtactagtgtcctcctccctgtgtgtaccgGTGTCCTTCCTGTGTGTACtgtgtcctccctgtgtgtactgtgtcctccctgtgtgtactgtgtcctccctgtgtgtactgtgtcctccctgtgtgtactagtgtcctccctgtgtgtactgtgtcctccctgtgtgtactagtgtcctcctccctgtgtgtaccgGTGTCCTTCCTGTGTGTACtgtgtcctccctgtgtgtactgtgtcctccctgtgtgtactagtgtcctccctgtgtgtactagtgtcctcctccctgtgtgtactagtgtcctccctgtgtgtactagtgtcctcctccctgtgtgtaccgGTGTCCTTCCTGTGTGTACtgtgtcctccctgtgtgtactgtgtcctccctgtgtgtactagtgtcctccctgtgtgtactggtgtcctccctgtgtgtactgtgtcctccctgtgtgtactaGTACACACTCACAGTGAAGTAGAAGGGGTGAGCATGTTGGCCCAGTTTCTTCAGCAGCCTCTCCTGCAGGCGGCTGTTGGGTTTCTTCTCTTCGGGAACCGGAGGAAACGcctgagagacggagagaa
This window harbors:
- the LOC120823077 gene encoding arrestin red cell isoform X2, with amino-acid sequence MGDKAGTRVFKKSSPNCKVTVYLGKRDFVDHLDHVDPVDGVILVDPEYLKDRKVFVTLTCAFRYGREDLDVLGLSFRKDLYISTFQAFPPVPEEKKPNSRLQERLLKKLGQHAHPFYFTIPQNLPCSVTLQPGPEDTGKACGVDFEIRAFCAKSIEEKIHKRNSVRLVIRKVQYAPEKPGPQPMVETTRSFLMSDRSLHLEASLDKELYYHGEPISVNVHVTNNSTKTVKRAKISVRQYADICLFSTAQYKCPVAQLEADDQVSSSSTFCKVYTLTPTLDKNREKRGLALDGKLKHEDTNLASSTIVKDVTNKEVLGILVSYRVKVKLVVSRGGLLRGMLDRDVSVELPFILMHPKPVEPPLSRPQSAVPEMDPPIDTNLIEFDTNVSQDDDFVFEDFARLRLKGAVDDKDEDC
- the LOC120823077 gene encoding arrestin red cell isoform X1, which codes for MGDKAGTRVFKKSSPNCKVTVYLGKRDFVDHLDHVDPVDGVILVDPEYLKDRKVFVTLTCAFRYGREDLDVLGLSFRKDLYISTFQAFPPVPEEKKPNSRLQERLLKKLGQHAHPFYFTIPQNLPCSVTLQPGPEDTGKACGVDFEIRAFCAKSIEEKIHKRNSVRLVIRKVQYAPEKPGPQPMVETTRSFLMSDRSLHLEASLDKELYYHGEPISVNVHVTNNSTKTVKRAKISVRQYADICLFSTAQYKCPVAQLEADDQVSSSSTFCKVYTLTPTLDKNREKRGLALDGKLKHEDTNLASSTIVKDVTNKEVLGILVSYRVKVKLVVSRGGLLRGMLDRDVSVELPFILMHPKPVEPPLSRPQSAVPEMDPPIDTNLIEFDTNSVSQDDDFVFEDFARLRLKGAVDDKDEDC
- the LOC120823077 gene encoding arrestin red cell isoform X3, with translation MGDKAGTRVFKKSSPNCKVTVYLGKRDFVDHLDHVDPVDGVILVDPEYLKDRKVFVTLTCAFRYGREDLDVLGLSFRKDLYISTFQAFPPVPEEKKPNSRLQERLLKKLGQHAHPFYFTIPQNLPCSVTLQPGPEDTGKACGVDFEIRAFCAKSIEEKIHKRNSVRLVIRKVQYAPEKPGPQPMVETTRSFLMSDRSLHLEASLDKELYYHGEPISVNVHVTNNSTKTVKRAKISVRQYADICLFSTAQYKCPVAQLEADDQVSSSSTFCKVYTLTPTLDKNREKRGLALDGKLKHEDTNLASSTIVKDVTNKEVLGILVSYRVKVKLVVSRGGDVSVELPFILMHPKPVEPPLSRPQSAVPEMDPPIDTNLIEFDTNSVSQDDDFVFEDFARLRLKGAVDDKDEDC
- the LOC120823077 gene encoding arrestin red cell isoform X4, which gives rise to MGDKAGTRVFKKSSPNCKVTVYLGKRDFVDHLDHVDPVDGVILVDPEYLKDRKVFVTLTCAFRYGREDLDVLGLSFRKDLYISTFQAFPPVPEEKKPNSRLQERLLKKLGQHAHPFYFTIPQNLPCSVTLQPGPEDTGKACGVDFEIRAFCAKSIEEKIHKRNSVRLVIRKVQYAPEKPGPQPMVETTRSFLMSDRSLHLEASLDKELYYHGEPISVNVHVTNNSTKTVKRAKISVRQYADICLFSTAQYKCPVAQLEADDQVSSSSTFCKVYTLTPTLDKNREKRGLALDGKLKHEDTNLASSTIVKDVTNKEVLGILVSYRVKVKLVVSRGGDVSVELPFILMHPKPVEPPLSRPQSAVPEMDPPIDTNLIEFDTNVSQDDDFVFEDFARLRLKGAVDDKDEDC
- the taf9 gene encoding transcription initiation factor TFIID subunit 9, with protein sequence MDLRRMVLGVMTLRRRVSPAGALHGGQLSELLTLNHRRRRRGSRGGKYKMSAPKSIPKDAQVMIQILKDMGITDYEPRVINQMLEFTYRYVTTIIEDAKIYATHAKKSSVDADDIKLAIQCRMDQSFTSPPPRDFLLEVARQKNQTPLPLIKPYTGPRLPPDRYCLTAPNYRLKTAQKKVSSAGGRMSVPRLSVGSVSSRPSTPTLGTPSLQSVSTKVGAPVSLTGQRFTVQIPATSQTAATKTITPSTPAVSNVLINPSLIGSKNILITANMVTQSGDPLKRKREDDDYDAL